From the genome of Mustela lutreola isolate mMusLut2 chromosome 16, mMusLut2.pri, whole genome shotgun sequence, one region includes:
- the ELMO3 gene encoding engulfment and cell motility protein 3 isoform X3, with the protein MAHHLYVLQALTLGLLEPRMRTPLDPYSQEQREQLQALRQAAFQSEGESLGSGLSADRRRSLCAREFRKLGFSNSNPAQDLERVPPGLLALDNMLYFSRHAPSAYSRFVLENSSREDKHECPFARSSIQLTVLLCELLRVGEPCSETAQDFSPMFFSQDQSFHELFCVSIQLLNKTWKEMRATQEDFDKVMQVVREQLARTLALKPSSLELFRTKVNALPYGEVLRLRQTERLHQEGTLAPPILELREKLKPELMGLIRQQRLLRLCEGTLFRKISSRRRQDKLWFCCLSPNHKVLQYGDMEEGASPPTLDSLPEQLPVADIKALLTGKDCPHVREKGSGKQNKDLYELAFSISYDHGEAEAYLNFIAPSKREFHLWTDGLSALLGSPMGSEQTRLDLEQLLTMETKLRLLELENVPIPEQPPPIPPPPTNFNFCYDCSIAEP; encoded by the exons ATGGCTCACCATCTGTATGTACTGCAGGCCCTTACTTTGGGGCTGCTGGAGCCACGCATGAGGACACCACTGGACCCCTATAGCCAG GAACAGCGGGAGCAGCTGCAGGCCCTGCGTCAGGCTGCCTTCCAGTCGGAGGGGGAGTCTCTGGGCAGCGGGCTTAGTGCTGATCGTCGCCGTTCCCTGTGTGCCCGCGAGTTCCGAAAACTGGGCTTTTCC AACAGCAACCCCGCACAGGATCTAGAGCGCGTGCCCCCTGGCCTGCTGGCGCTGGACAACATGCTCTACTTCTCCAGACACGCACCCAGCGCCTACAGCCGG TTTGTGCTGGAAAACAGCAGCCGTGAGGACAAGCATGAGTGCCCCTTCGCCCGGAGCAGCATCCAGCTCACTGTGTTGCTGTGTGAGCTGCTTCGTGTTGGGGAGCCCT GCTCCGAAACTGCCCAGGACTTTTCGCCCATGTTCTTCAGCCAAGACCAGAGTTTTCATGAGCTCTTCTGTGTGAGCATCCAGCTGCTGAATAAGACCTGGAAGGAGATGCGAGCCACCCAGGAGGACTTTGACAAG GTTATGCAGGTGGTGCGGGAGCAGCTGGCCCGCACGCTGGCCCTGAAGCCCAGCTCCCTGGAGCTTTTCCGAACCAAGGTGAATGCGCTTCCCTATGGGGAGGTGCTGCGGCTGAGGCAGACAGAGCGGCTGCATCAGGAGGGCACGCTGGCCCCTCCCATACT ggagctACGGGAGAAGCTGAAGCCAGAGCTCATGGGCCTGATCCGCCAGCAGCGTTTGCTCCGCCTCTGTGAGGGGACACTCTTCCGCAAAATCAGCAGCCGGAGGCGCCAGG ACAAGCTGTGGTTCTGCTGCCTGTCCCCCAACCACAAGGTGCTACAGTATGGGGACATGGAGGAGGGCGCCAGCCCACCCACCCTGGACAGTCTGCCTGAGCAGC TCCCTGTGGCTGATATCAAGGCACTGCTAACAGGCAAAGACTGCCCCCACGTCCGGGAGAAGGGTTCAGGGAAGCAGAACAAG gaCCTCTATGAGTTAGCCTTCTCCATCAGCTATGACCATGGGGAGGCAGAGGCGTACCTCAACTTCATTGCCCCATCCAAACGGGAG TTCCACCTGTGGACAGATGGGCTGAGTGCCCTGCTAGGCAGTCCCATGGGCAGTGAGCAGACTCGGCTGGACCTGGAGCAGCTGCTGACGATGGAGACCAAGCTGCGGTTGTTGGAGCTGGAGAATGTGCCTATTCCCGAGCagcctcctcccatccccccgccccccaccaattTCAACTTCTGCTATGACTGCAGCATCGCTGAACCTTGA
- the ELMO3 gene encoding engulfment and cell motility protein 3 isoform X2, whose product MAPPRNVVKIAVQMPDAIPQLIRLDQAKPLAAVLKEVCDAWSLDHSECYALQFADGHRRYITENNRAEIKNGSILCLSTAPDLEAERLLHGLQNGSRERRRETLHHLVLLAPDVTFAQEVISRDGLQRLGTIIEDGDDLGEVLTLALRAFLELMEHGMVSWETLSIPFVRKVVCYVNMNLMDASVQPLALRLLESVTLSSPALGQLVKSEVPLDRLLVHLQVMNQQLQTKAMALLTALLQGASPTERKHMLDYLWQRNLRQFIYKNIIHSATPLGDEMAHHLYVLQALTLGLLEPRMRTPLDPYSQEQREQLQALRQAAFQSEGESLGSGLSADRRRSLCAREFRKLGFSNSNPAQDLERVPPGLLALDNMLYFSRHAPSAYSRFVLENSSREDKHECPFARSSIQLTVLLCELLRVGEPCSETAQDFSPMFFSQDQSFHELFCVSIQLLNKTWKEMRATQEDFDKVMQVVREQLARTLALKPSSLELFRTKVNALPYGEVLRLRQTERLHQEGTLAPPILELREKLKPELMGLIRQQRLLRLYKLWFCCLSPNHKVLQYGDMEEGASPPTLDSLPEQLPVADIKALLTGKDCPHVREKGSGKQNKDLYELAFSISYDHGEAEAYLNFIAPSKREFHLWTDGLSALLGSPMGSEQTRLDLEQLLTMETKLRLLELENVPIPEQPPPIPPPPTNFNFCYDCSIAEP is encoded by the exons ATGGCGCCCCCGCGAAACGTGGTGAAGATCGCGGTCCAGATGCCTGACGCCATCCCGCAGCTCATCCGGCTGGACCAG GCAAAGCCTCTGGCCGCTGTGCTGAAGGAGGTGTGCGACGC GTGGAGCCTGGATCACTCGGAATGCTACGCTCTGCAGTTTGCTGATGGGCACAGGAGATACATCACTGAGAAC AACCGCGCAGAGATCAAGAATGGCAGTATCCTGTGCCTCAGCACTGCCCCA GACCTTGAGGCTGAGCGGCTTTtgcatgggctgcagaatgggaGTCGTGAAAGGCGCCGCGAAACTCTGCACCACCTCGTCTTGCTGGCCCCAGATGTGACCTTTGCCCAGGAGGTTATCAGCCGTGATGGGCTTCAGAGGCTAGGCACCATCATTGAGGATGGGGATGA CTTAGGAGAGGTGCTGACCCTTGCACTGAGGGCCTTCTTGGAGCTCATGGAACACGGCATGGTGTCCTGGGAGACACTCAGCATCCCCTTTGTTAGGAAG GTGGTGTGCTACGTGAACATGAACCTGATGGATGCATCTGTGCAGCCCCTGGCCCTCAGGCTGCTAGAgagtgtgaccttgagcagccctgccctgggccagcTCGTCAAGAGTGAGGTGCCACTGGATAGGCTGCTGGTACATCTACAGGT GATGAACCAGCAGCTACAAACCAAGGCGATGGCATTGCTGACAGCCTTGCTGCAGGGGGCCAGCCCTACTGAACGTAAG CACATGCTTGACTACCTGTGGCAGAGAAACCTTCGCCAGTTCATCTATAAG AACATCATCCACAGTGCGACACCATTGGGCGACGAGATGGCTCACCATCTGTATGTACTGCAGGCCCTTACTTTGGGGCTGCTGGAGCCACGCATGAGGACACCACTGGACCCCTATAGCCAG GAACAGCGGGAGCAGCTGCAGGCCCTGCGTCAGGCTGCCTTCCAGTCGGAGGGGGAGTCTCTGGGCAGCGGGCTTAGTGCTGATCGTCGCCGTTCCCTGTGTGCCCGCGAGTTCCGAAAACTGGGCTTTTCC AACAGCAACCCCGCACAGGATCTAGAGCGCGTGCCCCCTGGCCTGCTGGCGCTGGACAACATGCTCTACTTCTCCAGACACGCACCCAGCGCCTACAGCCGG TTTGTGCTGGAAAACAGCAGCCGTGAGGACAAGCATGAGTGCCCCTTCGCCCGGAGCAGCATCCAGCTCACTGTGTTGCTGTGTGAGCTGCTTCGTGTTGGGGAGCCCT GCTCCGAAACTGCCCAGGACTTTTCGCCCATGTTCTTCAGCCAAGACCAGAGTTTTCATGAGCTCTTCTGTGTGAGCATCCAGCTGCTGAATAAGACCTGGAAGGAGATGCGAGCCACCCAGGAGGACTTTGACAAG GTTATGCAGGTGGTGCGGGAGCAGCTGGCCCGCACGCTGGCCCTGAAGCCCAGCTCCCTGGAGCTTTTCCGAACCAAGGTGAATGCGCTTCCCTATGGGGAGGTGCTGCGGCTGAGGCAGACAGAGCGGCTGCATCAGGAGGGCACGCTGGCCCCTCCCATACT ggagctACGGGAGAAGCTGAAGCCAGAGCTCATGGGCCTGATCCGCCAGCAGCGTTTGCTCCGCCTCT ACAAGCTGTGGTTCTGCTGCCTGTCCCCCAACCACAAGGTGCTACAGTATGGGGACATGGAGGAGGGCGCCAGCCCACCCACCCTGGACAGTCTGCCTGAGCAGC TCCCTGTGGCTGATATCAAGGCACTGCTAACAGGCAAAGACTGCCCCCACGTCCGGGAGAAGGGTTCAGGGAAGCAGAACAAG gaCCTCTATGAGTTAGCCTTCTCCATCAGCTATGACCATGGGGAGGCAGAGGCGTACCTCAACTTCATTGCCCCATCCAAACGGGAG TTCCACCTGTGGACAGATGGGCTGAGTGCCCTGCTAGGCAGTCCCATGGGCAGTGAGCAGACTCGGCTGGACCTGGAGCAGCTGCTGACGATGGAGACCAAGCTGCGGTTGTTGGAGCTGGAGAATGTGCCTATTCCCGAGCagcctcctcccatccccccgccccccaccaattTCAACTTCTGCTATGACTGCAGCATCGCTGAACCTTGA
- the ELMO3 gene encoding engulfment and cell motility protein 3 isoform X1: MAPPRNVVKIAVQMPDAIPQLIRLDQAKPLAAVLKEVCDAWSLDHSECYALQFADGHRRYITENNRAEIKNGSILCLSTAPDLEAERLLHGLQNGSRERRRETLHHLVLLAPDVTFAQEVISRDGLQRLGTIIEDGDDLGEVLTLALRAFLELMEHGMVSWETLSIPFVRKVVCYVNMNLMDASVQPLALRLLESVTLSSPALGQLVKSEVPLDRLLVHLQVMNQQLQTKAMALLTALLQGASPTERKHMLDYLWQRNLRQFIYKNIIHSATPLGDEMAHHLYVLQALTLGLLEPRMRTPLDPYSQEQREQLQALRQAAFQSEGESLGSGLSADRRRSLCAREFRKLGFSNSNPAQDLERVPPGLLALDNMLYFSRHAPSAYSRFVLENSSREDKHECPFARSSIQLTVLLCELLRVGEPCSETAQDFSPMFFSQDQSFHELFCVSIQLLNKTWKEMRATQEDFDKVMQVVREQLARTLALKPSSLELFRTKVNALPYGEVLRLRQTERLHQEGTLAPPILELREKLKPELMGLIRQQRLLRLCEGTLFRKISSRRRQDKLWFCCLSPNHKVLQYGDMEEGASPPTLDSLPEQLPVADIKALLTGKDCPHVREKGSGKQNKDLYELAFSISYDHGEAEAYLNFIAPSKREFHLWTDGLSALLGSPMGSEQTRLDLEQLLTMETKLRLLELENVPIPEQPPPIPPPPTNFNFCYDCSIAEP; this comes from the exons ATGGCGCCCCCGCGAAACGTGGTGAAGATCGCGGTCCAGATGCCTGACGCCATCCCGCAGCTCATCCGGCTGGACCAG GCAAAGCCTCTGGCCGCTGTGCTGAAGGAGGTGTGCGACGC GTGGAGCCTGGATCACTCGGAATGCTACGCTCTGCAGTTTGCTGATGGGCACAGGAGATACATCACTGAGAAC AACCGCGCAGAGATCAAGAATGGCAGTATCCTGTGCCTCAGCACTGCCCCA GACCTTGAGGCTGAGCGGCTTTtgcatgggctgcagaatgggaGTCGTGAAAGGCGCCGCGAAACTCTGCACCACCTCGTCTTGCTGGCCCCAGATGTGACCTTTGCCCAGGAGGTTATCAGCCGTGATGGGCTTCAGAGGCTAGGCACCATCATTGAGGATGGGGATGA CTTAGGAGAGGTGCTGACCCTTGCACTGAGGGCCTTCTTGGAGCTCATGGAACACGGCATGGTGTCCTGGGAGACACTCAGCATCCCCTTTGTTAGGAAG GTGGTGTGCTACGTGAACATGAACCTGATGGATGCATCTGTGCAGCCCCTGGCCCTCAGGCTGCTAGAgagtgtgaccttgagcagccctgccctgggccagcTCGTCAAGAGTGAGGTGCCACTGGATAGGCTGCTGGTACATCTACAGGT GATGAACCAGCAGCTACAAACCAAGGCGATGGCATTGCTGACAGCCTTGCTGCAGGGGGCCAGCCCTACTGAACGTAAG CACATGCTTGACTACCTGTGGCAGAGAAACCTTCGCCAGTTCATCTATAAG AACATCATCCACAGTGCGACACCATTGGGCGACGAGATGGCTCACCATCTGTATGTACTGCAGGCCCTTACTTTGGGGCTGCTGGAGCCACGCATGAGGACACCACTGGACCCCTATAGCCAG GAACAGCGGGAGCAGCTGCAGGCCCTGCGTCAGGCTGCCTTCCAGTCGGAGGGGGAGTCTCTGGGCAGCGGGCTTAGTGCTGATCGTCGCCGTTCCCTGTGTGCCCGCGAGTTCCGAAAACTGGGCTTTTCC AACAGCAACCCCGCACAGGATCTAGAGCGCGTGCCCCCTGGCCTGCTGGCGCTGGACAACATGCTCTACTTCTCCAGACACGCACCCAGCGCCTACAGCCGG TTTGTGCTGGAAAACAGCAGCCGTGAGGACAAGCATGAGTGCCCCTTCGCCCGGAGCAGCATCCAGCTCACTGTGTTGCTGTGTGAGCTGCTTCGTGTTGGGGAGCCCT GCTCCGAAACTGCCCAGGACTTTTCGCCCATGTTCTTCAGCCAAGACCAGAGTTTTCATGAGCTCTTCTGTGTGAGCATCCAGCTGCTGAATAAGACCTGGAAGGAGATGCGAGCCACCCAGGAGGACTTTGACAAG GTTATGCAGGTGGTGCGGGAGCAGCTGGCCCGCACGCTGGCCCTGAAGCCCAGCTCCCTGGAGCTTTTCCGAACCAAGGTGAATGCGCTTCCCTATGGGGAGGTGCTGCGGCTGAGGCAGACAGAGCGGCTGCATCAGGAGGGCACGCTGGCCCCTCCCATACT ggagctACGGGAGAAGCTGAAGCCAGAGCTCATGGGCCTGATCCGCCAGCAGCGTTTGCTCCGCCTCTGTGAGGGGACACTCTTCCGCAAAATCAGCAGCCGGAGGCGCCAGG ACAAGCTGTGGTTCTGCTGCCTGTCCCCCAACCACAAGGTGCTACAGTATGGGGACATGGAGGAGGGCGCCAGCCCACCCACCCTGGACAGTCTGCCTGAGCAGC TCCCTGTGGCTGATATCAAGGCACTGCTAACAGGCAAAGACTGCCCCCACGTCCGGGAGAAGGGTTCAGGGAAGCAGAACAAG gaCCTCTATGAGTTAGCCTTCTCCATCAGCTATGACCATGGGGAGGCAGAGGCGTACCTCAACTTCATTGCCCCATCCAAACGGGAG TTCCACCTGTGGACAGATGGGCTGAGTGCCCTGCTAGGCAGTCCCATGGGCAGTGAGCAGACTCGGCTGGACCTGGAGCAGCTGCTGACGATGGAGACCAAGCTGCGGTTGTTGGAGCTGGAGAATGTGCCTATTCCCGAGCagcctcctcccatccccccgccccccaccaattTCAACTTCTGCTATGACTGCAGCATCGCTGAACCTTGA